A window from Cydia pomonella isolate Wapato2018A chromosome 8, ilCydPomo1, whole genome shotgun sequence encodes these proteins:
- the LOC133520540 gene encoding uncharacterized protein LOC133520540 produces the protein MGGASRDQQQVQRDRYLREAGACAPRTAYTMRSLVMLWLSLLTPEGECDLLRDSVHVTSAAARPNNDLWCYKCLAEVPEDKCADLRHNNSALISKCHNDRPMCMVKRFSYTTSNENSTTDLKMWALERNCTKHCEPGCIIIGERTKLYACTSCCSTSLCNYGSSASRGTLQLKLLSVTLLVIAAITRLTL, from the exons ATGGGCGGGGCCAGCCGGGATCAGCAACAGGTCCAGCGAGATCGATATCTGCGGGAAGCTGGCGCATGCGCGCCGCGCACTGCATACACCATGCGCTCTCTGGTGATGCTCTGGCTGTCATTACTAACCCCAG AAGGTGAATGCGACCTCCTCCGTGACAGCGTCCACGTGACATCGGCCGCCGCGAGGCCCAACAACGACCTGTGGTGCTATAAGTGCCTGGCGGAGGTGCCCGAGGACAAGTGCGCCGACCTGCGCCACAACAACTCGGCGCTCATCAGCAAGTGCCACAACGACCGGCCCATGTGCATg GTCAAGCGCTTCTCCTATACAACATCTAATGAAAACTCCACGACAGATCTCAAGATGTGGGCGCTCGAGCGGAACTGCACCAAGCACTGCGAACCTGGCTGCATCATCATCGGAGAACGAACGAAACTATACGCCTGCACGTCATGCTGCTCTACTTCTCTATGCAACTACGGGTCCAGTGCCAGCAGAGGAACTCTACAACTGAAGCTGCTGTCCGTAACTCTACTCGTCATCGCGGCCATCACCAGACTAACATTATGA